Below is a window of Paraburkholderia kururiensis DNA.
CGTCACACGGCGATGCAGGTCCATGTCGATGTTCGACCCGCCCACCACGAGCACCACGGGACCGCGCCGCAACTGCGCGGCGTCGAGCGCGCCATCGAGCAACGCCGCCATGCCCACTGCGCCGGCCCCTTCCACCACGAGCCTTTCCTCGCGGTACGCATGAGCGATGCCGCGTGCAATAGACGCCTCGTCGAGCAGCAACGCCTCGTCGATCCATTCGCGCGTGAGGAGGAACGTGTAGCGGTTGTCGAGACCGATTCCGCCGCCCAGCGAATCCGCAAGCGACTCGACTTCTTCGACGGCCACGGGTTGCCCCGCCGCGAGGCTCGCGTGCATCGCGGCGCCGTGCGCCATCGTGACGCCTGTCATGCGAATGGCGGGGTTCGCGGCTTTCGCCATCAGCGCGACGCCGGCAAAGAGCCCGCCGCCCGAAAGCGGCACGACGATGTTCGCGACGTCGGGCACGTCCTCGACGATTTCGAGCCCGATGGTGCCCTGCCCGGCAATGACGTGCGGATCGTCGAACGGCGGCACGAACACGAAGCCCTCTTCGTGCGCGAGCCGCCTGGCTTCCTGCTGCGCGTCGTCCTGACTCGTGCCGGTAATGCACACCTGCGCGCCCAGTTGCCGCACGGCTTGCACCTTGTTGGCCGGCACGAGCGACGACATGCATACGGTGGCCTGCATGCCGAGCGCCTGCGCCGCGTAGGCGACGGCGCGTCCGTGATTGCCCGTGGAGGCCGTGACCACACGCGTGCAGCCCTGCTCCGCAAGCACCGCGAGCGCATGGGTCGCGCCGCGCACCTTGAAACTGCCCGTGGGTTGAACCGTTTCGAGTTTCAGCAGCACGCGCGTGCCAGCGAGGGCCGACAGCGAAGGCGACTCGACGAGCGGCGTGCGCCGCACGCGCGCCGCGATTCTCTGGCGCGCGCGGTAGACATCGGCAGGACAAACGACAGACATGGGGCAGGCCGCAGTGAGGGGTTCGGCGCCGCGCCGGGCGGCGCTGCGTTCTTCAATGCGGCCCAGTCTAATGTTCTAAAAATTGTTTTCGATTGTCCTGGTACATTTACGCGAAGTCGTGCACCTGCGGGTATTGCTCGAAAACTTCGCGCATCGTTTCGAGCGCCGCGCGGAACGTGTCTTCGCCCACTTCCGCGCCCACGCACAGGCGCACCGCATCGGGCCGCTCGCCGCCACGCACGAGAAACGGGTCCGGCGACGTGACGGCGATGTTGCGGTTGCGCAGTTCGCGCACGAGGCGATCGGTCTGCCAGTGCGAGGGCACGCGCAGCCACACCGAAAGTGCGTGCGGATGCGAGCCCAGCACATAGCTGCCCAGAATCTGCTGCACGAGTGCCTGGCGACGCGAGAGACATTCGCGCTGCACTTCGAGCAGGCGCGCCGCGGTGCCGTCGACGAGCCAGCGCGTGGCG
It encodes the following:
- the eutB gene encoding hydroxyectoine utilization dehydratase EutB, with protein sequence MSVVCPADVYRARQRIAARVRRTPLVESPSLSALAGTRVLLKLETVQPTGSFKVRGATHALAVLAEQGCTRVVTASTGNHGRAVAYAAQALGMQATVCMSSLVPANKVQAVRQLGAQVCITGTSQDDAQQEARRLAHEEGFVFVPPFDDPHVIAGQGTIGLEIVEDVPDVANIVVPLSGGGLFAGVALMAKAANPAIRMTGVTMAHGAAMHASLAAGQPVAVEEVESLADSLGGGIGLDNRYTFLLTREWIDEALLLDEASIARGIAHAYREERLVVEGAGAVGMAALLDGALDAAQLRRGPVVLVVGGSNIDMDLHRRVTAGCA